In Scleropages formosus chromosome 6, fSclFor1.1, whole genome shotgun sequence, the genomic stretch CGAGGGCATGAACATCGTGTACCAGGGTATCGAGGCACACGACTCGCCCACCTTTGACATGAGCGTCAACTTCTACCCTGCAGCCGAGTTCATACACAAGGCGCTTTGCATTGGAGGTAAGTGTGTACCTGGTCGAGGGCACTTGAGTGCAAACCTGTGGAAATGCCATCGTTACAGTAGTGTAGTAGTTGTAATGTAAGAACACCTTGGTGTTGGTGCAAAACTTGAACCTCATGTTATGAACATCAAATGTACGAGTTCCAAATTTTTCtaagatgcaaacatttcctggtttatttaaatatccttgttttttttttttttttttttttgttttgtaaaatttctctTGTGGAGTGAAGACAGCCTGTGTTTCCACCTGCCTCCGTTAGCACAGAACACTGGAGAACATTATAGAATAAAAACTCAGACGGGATGGGGGGCACAGCATCTTTGAGCTGAACAGGCGCAATTTCACACAGTGTGTCTGTATTATAGCTGTATCTgggacttttacagaaactacccaGCATATAAATATAGGTACATGTCTGTTACTATGCTTTTTTTATTGGAAAGTGGAATCAAAAATGACCAGATACCATGTTTGTATTGTCAGTTGTTTCCTCATGGACAGTTTTGTTAGTTTACTATGGGACATGTAGTTGACATTTAAGGTGAAACGCTTTTTAATACATTGCCCCTCACAATTTTCCATTACACTGCAGCTCACTCCTTCGTTTCATTCTCCTCTGCCGCCTAATCACTATAAGCAACACGGCTTGCAAGTGCAAGACAGAAAAATTCACTAAATAGGAGGTTCACCAATATagcttcatgttaataaaagtaACTTCATGGACTGGATGCAGGTTTATCTCTCACACATCCTACAGTGTATGAGCTGTggatgaaaatagaataaagtGTTACAGTGAATTTTTTGATTCATTATGGTGTACTATTGATCTTTTAACAGAACATATTCCtggaataaatcaagggattaaGCCGTATTAttgagcttttattgattgaaaGCTCTGTGTCTAACTGCACTGAGTGAGCATTCCTTCTAAAAGGTTCGGGTCCCCAGTACCCGAGTACTTATGCTACTGCTACATCATTCACAGATATCATGTTCTTTCACTGGAGgaaattttcctgttttaaaatGGTCATATTCTGAGTTAGAcagacactcactcactcatgaacacacacaaagggcaatttacagCTGCAAGTtcactcaaaacacatcttAGGTCTGTGGGAAGTGACCCCCACGAACACAGACAAGGGAGACAGGAATGTCTGTATGTTTTAgtgattacaatatatttttattaacatgtttattacatgtattactttttaagtgtacagtacataagaGCTAAAAGAGGTGAACAAGCACAAGGAGACGCATATagtataaaagtaataaaagagACCTGCTTGGTTACATTGTGTAATGTTTACTAAAGTAATTGCGTCATTTTCATGGGATTTGGAGCTCAGGAATGGATACAAATTACTGGTGAAACTATTGGTAGTTTACCTTCCGAAGGGTTTGCCAGGAACAAATTGCCTTCAGAAGGTTGGGGAAGATGGTAAATGATACATGACAGTAAGTGGTCCCGACCGGGTCTTATTGTTACACTTACATGTGGGACTGTGGGCTGAAACTGGAGCACCGCAAGGAAACGTGTCcagacacggagaacatgcaaactccacacacactgacccggattcaaacccgtgtctagaaacagctcaggtgctgtgaggcctGAATGTCCAGAGTGGAGTCGCCCCGTCATACAGCACTTCTCATCCACATTACTTAGCCAGTGCTCTACCTCCTTTATTTTatgatgcaaaagaaaaaacaattgtTATTGTGTCATATTTTGGCAGTAGTTGCAATGTCACAGGTAGGTGCTCCACATCTTGACGGTTTTCCTGATTTTAACAATGTTTTACCACACATTGGTTGCTGTGCATGTGCTCAAGTGTCTCGGAAGGAGGCTGCAGACTTTGTGTCTCTGGGTCCTGCAGGGAAGATCCTGGTCCACTGTGCAGTGGGAGTGAGCCGATCAGCTACCCTGGTGCTGGCTTACCTGATGATCCGGCAGAACATGACTCTAGTTGAGGCCATCAAGACGGTGAAGGGCCACCGCGGCGTCGTACCAAACCGCGGTTTTCTGCGGCAGCTCAGCGGGCTGGACAGCATTCTGCGAACCAGCCGCAAGATTTAGAGCAGCTCGCCGAGGGCTTCTGGTGTTTCCGAAGTGCTCAGCCAGCGCCGAGTTGGCTTCCTGTGAGAGCAGGTCTACTGGAAGAGCCCTTATAAGAAGGTCCTGCAGGACTTGCTACATCCCAAAGAGGCCTGTCTTACACACTCGGTCCTACTTGACACGACTGTGAGGGAACAGCTAGTAGGTCGGCCGCTGCGCTAACGGACGTCTTTCCAACAGCCGCTCGGATGATCGAGTTTTTTCATTGCGGCTCGAAGACTAACGTTTGTCATTTTCGAGCGTAGAAATAACACGGTGCAGTTCTTGAACAGTGTGTATCCTCCATCGACTGCTATCATTGCTTAATCGTGAAGCTGATTTGTAATCGATGATGCAGAGCATTTCTTGCAGCAGCTGTTTCTCTGAAGATTTTTCAACTGGTTGGGTGTTTTATTCCCAGTAAtgtcacattacatttaaagcTATACTGTCCTATCCTGGAAATATCAGGATTGTTTGACCAAAAATTACAGAAGCTTCACCAGGGTTATAATAAATTGATTTGAAAGAATTACTTCAGGTACTTTACACTTCAGCTTGTACAGTGAGCAGTTCTATCATTTGTAGAACACAGATATTTCCACTGGTGGCATTCAGCTTCAGTACCTTCATGAGGTTACAGCACTGGGGCCACATAGGCGTGAAACTTAAACCAGCAGCTTCATGGTTACAAACTGATGTTTGGCTACTGCAATACCGCTGTTTTTTCCTCACGTGTCCACAGAGCATGAGACCTACAATGATGACTCGACACTGAGAAGGTGTTTTGAGCGCTGTTGTAAACTGCTGGTTGCAGCACATGGATCCCATCTCTGAGAAACACAACCGTTTCCCTCTGCAGCGGGGAGTTTAGGTTGAGCTCTTGAACACAAATGGACGTGCAGAAGATAGTCGTTACTCCCAAGTTTTTACCTGCCTGGGCAGAGAGATACTACAGTGTGTCGGGGATTGAAGTGGGACAGTCAACAGGACTGTGGACCTGCTGTTCAGGAAAGAAGACCTTCACCATCCAGCCAGCTTTTTCAAGAGTCCACCGGTTCTGCTGCCCTCACACCGGAACCTGAGGATCAGCGGAGATCTGCAGACGCAGAAATGAAGCTGcggtatttaaaaatgtgaaatacctCAAGTGCGTTTCGTCCCACTGTCTACTGTTGTCCATTGTCGGCGTGTCGTGTCGTCTGTAAACTGCTGTGTTCACTCGATGTCCCACTGCTGTCAGGGTGGTGTCCCGTAGCAGCGAGCAGTCAGCTGTTGCCAGTGGATGTTCTCCAGTGACATGTAGCACATGGGAAACACATGAGTTGTTGGTGTCAGAGTGTAGGGAACCTGTGATTGGACCCTTAGTTCTGCGCCGTGTTCAGGTGTCCATCTACAACCGCGTCATTTCGTTGTACTTTGTCCCCCTCAGTCGGGGAACAGCACTGAAGGATATGAAGTTTACGCGGACAAAATCATTGGTAGAATATTTATGTAAAAGATGAATCATTCCAAGGACAACTGAAGCAtggaaaaatatagttttaaagGGGTTACGAGAGAAATGTACAGATGAAAAGGTTTACCGTGTTACACTGAAGTTACTGTGTCCATCCATGCATTCTGCACTGCTTTTGCTGGAAGGTACATTCCTCGTGATCGCATGAGGAGCTACAGGAATGCGGTCTTAAAGCGCTGCTCCCCGACAGGGAGGTGTCCCCAAAATGTCAGTATGCGACTCGTCACATCGGTGTGGTTTCTGGAGGGGGGTGTCACTGTAGCACGAGGCTGAAGAACCCAGATCGTGGTGGTCAGCCTTCCTTCTGCCATCGCATTGAAAACCATCTGCATCTCTTTTGGCTGCTCTGGCTTTGGACTCCGCTGTTCTGTCCCGGTATAGTCGTCCAAGAGTGCGTGACTTGTGTTAAAtttcataaatgtgtgtgtgtgtgtgtgtgtgtgt encodes the following:
- the dusp26 gene encoding dual specificity protein phosphatase 26 → MAFVSRFSRSRSSSRSPSRRESDSGSSPALTVAELERLLCSGKTACNHADEVWPNLYIGDQDIAADRRALSRLGITHILNCAHSKWRGGAEYYEGMNIVYQGIEAHDSPTFDMSVNFYPAAEFIHKALCIGGKILVHCAVGVSRSATLVLAYLMIRQNMTLVEAIKTVKGHRGVVPNRGFLRQLSGLDSILRTSRKI